A region from the Oscillospiraceae bacterium MB08-C2-2 genome encodes:
- a CDS encoding M23 family metallopeptidase, giving the protein MKAIIIKLLLSTKPNKTAKLVGIIAGIILGLLLFIVTVLGIVLVALVYIVNPQMFGDVSDNIHHQAIQEVKALYAIDNDLNLSYLIMVDLLADHSLILDKVEAAQFVAAYFVERHEEVIEVEVTVINEQGESETETEEEIIVYYLFLTESEIMQLVMSPPFSFGDSELEAMRNMIYSAPPSQNNPQDLLRGGKYPVPMWGNITSSYGWRIHPITGEKDFHTGIDIRGTWHDKIITIADGTVVQSSSDQWYGNFILIKHPEGFYSFYAHLSKKLVKVGDEVSQGQVIALEGGEPGVDTNVGYSTGHHLHFGIYASTSRSSHLDPVDYLYSKEEGKAA; this is encoded by the coding sequence ATGAAGGCCATTATAATTAAGCTCCTGCTATCCACAAAGCCAAATAAAACGGCCAAGCTGGTGGGGATTATCGCTGGAATTATACTTGGCCTTCTTCTCTTCATAGTGACTGTCTTGGGTATTGTACTGGTGGCTTTGGTGTATATTGTCAATCCCCAGATGTTTGGGGATGTATCGGATAACATACACCATCAGGCCATACAGGAGGTGAAAGCCCTGTATGCGATTGACAACGATCTGAACCTTAGCTATTTGATTATGGTTGATCTTCTGGCGGATCACAGCCTGATTCTGGATAAGGTCGAAGCGGCGCAGTTCGTAGCAGCGTATTTTGTGGAAAGACACGAAGAAGTGATCGAGGTAGAAGTAACGGTAATCAATGAACAAGGAGAATCGGAGACAGAAACAGAGGAAGAAATCATCGTATATTACCTGTTTCTCACAGAATCAGAGATTATGCAGTTAGTTATGTCCCCCCCTTTCAGCTTTGGCGATAGTGAACTGGAGGCCATGCGTAACATGATTTATTCTGCGCCGCCATCTCAGAACAATCCCCAAGACCTGCTGCGGGGCGGTAAATATCCGGTACCCATGTGGGGTAATATCACCAGCTCCTACGGCTGGCGCATCCATCCCATCACTGGTGAGAAGGATTTCCATACAGGTATTGACATTCGGGGAACTTGGCACGATAAGATAATCACCATCGCAGACGGAACCGTTGTCCAGTCCTCCAGTGACCAGTGGTATGGAAACTTCATTCTCATTAAACACCCAGAAGGCTTCTATTCCTTCTATGCCCATCTTTCTAAGAAGTTGGTCAAGGTAGGAGATGAAGTCAGCCAAGGTCAGGTTATTGCTCTGGAGGGTGGAGAGCCGGGAGTTGACACCAATGTCGGTTACTCAACCGGCCACCATCTGCATTTTGGAATTTACGCCAGCACCAGCCGCAGCAGTCATTTAGATCCTGTGGATTATTTATATAGCAAGGAGGAAGGAAAAGCAGCGTAG
- a CDS encoding type IV secretory system conjugative DNA transfer family protein, whose protein sequence is MKSINRFKTALFIFCFIGVYFLFTIIFSLSEILRNFSFVTVVSRLPFLWYAKCIVAAGIAFLAINMRTLNIASTTVGDGQHGNARWATSAEKKKVYLNVPMGRETVPGLVIGIEDGHWIIDPSDSTALMVAPPGAGKTKNVYIPTVEYNARVLANTKGLGASLILTDSKGELLRSCGQNLTKAGYRVLYLDFRNPLYSYRNNLIHNVNAAIDKYKAADNKQDRVLYYAEAERHAKIVASSIVDNVETSNQNETSQYFTETSKGLITGLILLVSEYGAESERHIISVFKLIIELNGLDDGSTQDLQKNKLDELLENVDNDRIINFVGASMKADVRTSMNIFSSALGKLVSFIDAELEQLVCGHSPELDAKSFIEQPTAIFLICPDENTTRHFFASLFIRNLINELIGYAEERGGQLPRSVLNLWDEWGNMPPIKDIDILFTAARSRGIRSLVALQSLSQMEQRYSKTKAQIIKDSCQVVMFTFVAPAARPTAEEFSKALGDQTVQSGSITKSEKGGSTTLSMVRKPLLSPDQIIHLRRGEWVINKAGHWPIRSHLPIYLEYLPEFVSYNSGRGRNKIMEIQYLTGDKIRNQVHGSEYELEVGMFD, encoded by the coding sequence ATGAAGTCCATTAATCGCTTCAAAACTGCCTTATTTATTTTCTGTTTTATAGGAGTGTATTTCCTTTTCACCATTATATTTTCTCTTTCGGAGATCCTTCGGAATTTTAGCTTTGTTACGGTGGTGAGCCGCCTGCCGTTTTTATGGTATGCCAAGTGCATTGTGGCAGCGGGGATTGCCTTTTTGGCTATCAACATGCGCACACTGAATATTGCCTCCACCACGGTGGGGGACGGCCAACATGGTAATGCCCGGTGGGCTACTTCCGCCGAAAAGAAAAAAGTCTATTTGAATGTACCCATGGGCCGTGAGACAGTGCCGGGTCTGGTGATTGGTATTGAGGATGGCCACTGGATTATCGATCCCAGCGACAGCACCGCCTTAATGGTTGCGCCGCCCGGAGCCGGTAAGACCAAGAACGTATATATTCCAACGGTGGAGTACAACGCCCGGGTGCTGGCTAATACCAAAGGATTAGGAGCAAGTCTGATCCTCACCGACAGCAAGGGGGAGCTGCTGCGGAGCTGTGGCCAAAATCTGACCAAGGCCGGTTACCGGGTTTTGTACTTGGATTTCCGCAATCCACTTTACAGTTACCGCAACAACCTGATCCATAACGTTAATGCAGCCATTGATAAATACAAAGCTGCGGATAATAAGCAGGATAGAGTGCTGTATTATGCAGAGGCAGAGCGCCACGCCAAAATTGTGGCCAGCTCCATTGTAGATAATGTGGAAACCAGCAACCAAAACGAAACTTCACAATATTTTACCGAAACCTCCAAGGGGCTAATCACCGGCCTGATTCTGCTGGTGTCGGAATACGGTGCAGAGAGTGAGCGGCACATCATATCGGTATTTAAGCTTATTATTGAGTTGAATGGCCTAGATGATGGCAGTACACAGGATTTGCAGAAGAATAAACTGGATGAACTTCTGGAAAACGTGGACAACGACCGCATCATCAACTTCGTCGGAGCCTCCATGAAGGCTGATGTGCGAACCAGCATGAATATTTTTTCTTCGGCGCTGGGGAAGTTGGTATCCTTCATCGATGCTGAGCTGGAGCAATTGGTTTGCGGCCACTCTCCGGAGCTGGATGCCAAAAGCTTTATTGAGCAGCCTACGGCTATTTTTCTGATCTGCCCGGATGAAAACACAACCCGCCACTTTTTCGCCAGTTTGTTTATCCGCAATCTGATCAATGAGCTGATCGGTTATGCAGAAGAGAGAGGCGGCCAGCTTCCACGATCTGTGCTAAATCTCTGGGATGAGTGGGGAAACATGCCGCCCATTAAGGATATTGATATTTTGTTTACCGCCGCCCGTAGCCGGGGAATTCGCTCATTGGTTGCTTTGCAAAGCCTCAGCCAGATGGAGCAGCGCTACAGCAAGACTAAGGCACAGATCATTAAAGATAGCTGCCAAGTGGTGATGTTTACCTTTGTAGCACCGGCGGCCCGGCCAACAGCGGAGGAATTCAGTAAGGCTCTTGGTGACCAGACCGTGCAAAGCGGAAGTATTACCAAAAGCGAAAAGGGAGGCTCTACCACCTTGAGCATGGTGCGAAAGCCCTTGCTATCTCCAGATCAAATAATACATCTGCGCCGGGGAGAATGGGTGATCAACAAGGCAGGTCACTGGCCGATCCGTTCCCATCTCCCCATTTATCTGGAGTATTTGCCCGAATTTGTCTCCTACAATTCGGGGCGTGGCCGGAATAAGATCATGGAGATACAATACCTAACCGGCGATAAGATCCGTAACCAAGTGCACGGTTCTGAGTATGAGCTGGAGGTAGGCATGTTCGACTAA
- a CDS encoding HD domain-containing phosphohydrolase yields the protein MDVLEIYRNREEFSHAQRTSALLARLIRELRHSGQLEVHYTHEQEACILYAAVLHDLGKIMIPDSILLKPGSLSQSEYSVIKLHTMLGVQLTENFLELTPQQLSFAKTICMHHHEKWDGSGYPDGLAGKDIPYPARLMAVVDVYDALTHTRPYKAPYPEPVALSILKAGQGTQFDPVIVEAFTFIVPTEKAYNTAVNLMCASTL from the coding sequence TTGGATGTTTTAGAAATCTACAGGAATAGGGAGGAATTCTCACATGCGCAGCGCACCTCTGCTCTGCTGGCTCGGCTGATCCGTGAGCTCCGACACAGCGGTCAGCTGGAGGTGCACTATACCCACGAACAGGAGGCGTGCATCTTATATGCTGCTGTCCTCCACGATCTGGGCAAGATCATGATACCGGACAGTATCCTGCTTAAACCGGGTAGTTTGTCTCAATCAGAGTATTCGGTGATTAAGCTGCATACCATGCTTGGGGTGCAGCTTACGGAGAATTTTTTGGAACTGACACCCCAGCAGCTGAGCTTTGCAAAAACCATTTGTATGCATCACCATGAAAAATGGGACGGCTCCGGTTACCCGGATGGACTTGCTGGAAAGGACATACCGTATCCTGCTCGCCTTATGGCTGTAGTGGATGTTTACGATGCTCTTACCCATACTCGGCCCTACAAGGCTCCTTACCCCGAGCCGGTTGCATTGAGCATTTTAAAGGCAGGTCAGGGTACCCAATTTGATCCTGTAATTGTGGAGGCGTTCACATTCATCGTGCCGACCGAAAAAGCCTATAATACAGCCGTTAACTTGATGTGTGCCAGCACTTTATAA
- the mobP3 gene encoding MobP3 family relaxase gives MSSPKLICKSGYLKDITHFFNVLNYAGNKIDRQRIAFTDGTTLEVPADQKIVLTTGQQDSVAAIQLDFKDGGSKRITYEAYSKLTEAKTTTVTVQELETVQDDALLVNTDGKQYHKTEDLDFFRYLGYIEGRPGVEKSDGHGLFGLTGDIPVSEAEELGEQYHDSRKWSHILSLDEGDALRTGFNQRHMWAALVRNKAPVIAKAYNISLENMVINCAYHGNTDNPHVHLLFYSKDPNEGFVKGGKEGMLAATEKLKSTLHNSIFKDDTAALKKEKTLTRDALRDRIKQSLGNLAAKDYSQTELGEKLFALSSDLADLSGKMQYEYLPPAVKVKTDDILRWIIEKDSDMQALYENYLGIQGEMIAQYVADPAKVQKKLEDFAGRFFAPGKGDLKLYHNVIVQAAVSVGDFSPPENVASGEEKNGHSPTVGGELSSGNNDDIPMPGDWDAPPEREFFPGPEIEPAAKEEKSDSPMPPPEVSTGWEDFSFSPEDIPPEREVFYFPEIVPAAKERKKELATQRLELLAGNEQPSYKAMAEFLKDQHGCLNNKAFSKAYRKTLSGIFNPKIPNTSLQESVLGEMEQLRSFEKKEQYSPACKNHIRNVFGMLSSTDGELANSIEAMFEASEAALVNEFGRVATKEYLENFRQNMHSLERTNEAHSYITYFAQTLEDQQYYQLLEAFSEFNRPLNKALYKGFRNLYDDKKNRNELLDVLREIQTISPYLEDDEVNTKVCELVKPLFGTLVQDPEVSPAFEEYKANYGEVLDTYMPEHAVEYKKRLDRTLREVKRLMRPHFSIVQFSKNYEQFVYDQITRDREIHKELNNSLYSSLRQCLTDQDTFSSLLVRRELEQYASTQDQKHLAAVFQYLYNTHQSFHTLVDDTTEAVYRRLKGEMGAEVARTWIEQYKKALFSAESSLSMYWSMGRFANTLSEQYYRQIPSKHKEIMGTLYKAMRYRLGQGLNDSEILAQLQELQKALKEETPDQEQCAKLASALLSGISNDGINNLMNVAKSNWEQAIGQYCDDPNRAMELLHRVEHDFYHGDGPIRSFIENFAKDLQTNQAKHVFDEMKDFLKEYRSALFKELRHAVIYHKKAIEPLLEAVLKKPKDVKALDDLLATLSTKSVNLLQWRDTLCADFSYRMGQKGFVYPAEEFQELFDRFFYACGENKYDTIYVRETVGNVHEKMDEIICDFYSYRMKAACNSLIYGLGALLATQADTARSGAPEQKHKRKHPFIHQRRKRKNISTQYEY, from the coding sequence ATGAGCAGCCCCAAGCTGATCTGCAAAAGTGGGTATCTCAAAGACATCACCCACTTTTTCAATGTGCTCAACTACGCCGGGAACAAAATTGACCGGCAGCGCATTGCTTTTACAGATGGCACCACACTGGAGGTTCCGGCCGATCAGAAGATCGTGCTGACCACCGGCCAGCAGGACAGCGTGGCCGCTATCCAACTGGATTTTAAAGATGGAGGCAGCAAGCGAATCACCTATGAGGCCTACAGCAAGCTAACGGAGGCAAAGACCACCACTGTGACGGTGCAGGAGCTGGAGACTGTGCAAGACGATGCTTTGCTTGTTAACACCGATGGGAAGCAGTATCACAAAACGGAGGATTTGGATTTTTTTCGTTATCTGGGATACATCGAGGGCAGGCCGGGTGTGGAAAAATCAGACGGCCATGGTCTATTTGGCCTTACCGGGGATATACCGGTGTCCGAAGCGGAGGAGCTGGGGGAACAGTACCACGATTCCCGAAAGTGGTCGCATATCCTTTCGTTGGATGAAGGAGATGCCCTACGCACCGGCTTCAACCAGCGGCACATGTGGGCGGCGCTTGTCCGGAACAAAGCGCCGGTGATCGCCAAGGCGTATAACATTAGCCTTGAAAATATGGTGATCAACTGCGCCTACCATGGCAACACCGACAACCCCCATGTCCATCTGCTTTTTTACAGCAAAGACCCAAATGAAGGCTTTGTTAAAGGCGGCAAGGAGGGAATGCTGGCCGCCACTGAAAAGCTGAAATCCACTCTGCACAACTCTATTTTTAAGGATGATACCGCAGCCCTCAAGAAAGAGAAGACTCTAACCCGGGATGCTTTGCGGGATCGAATTAAGCAGTCCCTTGGGAATCTGGCCGCCAAGGATTACAGCCAGACCGAGCTGGGAGAAAAGCTGTTTGCCCTGTCCTCCGATCTTGCCGATCTGAGCGGGAAAATGCAGTACGAATATTTGCCGCCAGCGGTCAAGGTAAAGACAGATGATATTCTGCGCTGGATCATAGAGAAGGACAGCGACATGCAGGCTCTGTATGAAAACTATTTAGGTATTCAGGGTGAAATGATTGCACAATATGTTGCCGATCCCGCCAAAGTGCAGAAGAAACTGGAGGATTTCGCCGGGCGCTTTTTTGCGCCGGGCAAGGGGGATTTGAAGCTCTACCACAACGTTATTGTACAGGCTGCGGTAAGCGTGGGGGATTTTTCCCCGCCCGAAAACGTGGCCAGCGGCGAAGAGAAAAATGGGCATTCTCCCACGGTTGGCGGTGAGCTGTCAAGCGGAAACAATGATGATATCCCCATGCCGGGGGATTGGGATGCACCTCCAGAGAGAGAGTTCTTCCCCGGCCCGGAAATCGAGCCAGCAGCGAAGGAAGAAAAAAGCGATTCTCCCATGCCGCCTCCCGAAGTGTCAACCGGCTGGGAGGATTTTTCTTTTTCGCCCGAGGATATTCCCCCGGAACGGGAGGTCTTCTATTTTCCAGAGATAGTGCCAGCGGCGAAAGAAAGAAAAAAGGAGCTTGCCACTCAACGCCTCGAACTGTTAGCCGGCAATGAACAGCCCAGCTACAAGGCCATGGCCGAGTTTTTAAAGGATCAGCACGGGTGCCTGAACAATAAGGCCTTTTCCAAGGCTTACCGCAAAACGCTGTCGGGGATTTTTAACCCCAAGATACCCAATACCTCCCTTCAGGAGTCTGTGCTGGGTGAAATGGAGCAGCTTCGCTCCTTTGAGAAAAAGGAGCAGTATTCCCCCGCCTGCAAAAATCATATACGCAATGTTTTCGGAATGCTCAGCAGTACGGATGGGGAGCTGGCAAACAGCATTGAGGCTATGTTTGAGGCATCCGAGGCGGCGCTGGTGAACGAGTTTGGAAGGGTGGCTACTAAAGAGTATCTGGAAAATTTCCGACAGAATATGCACAGCCTAGAGCGCACAAATGAAGCACACAGCTACATCACCTATTTTGCTCAAACGCTGGAGGATCAGCAGTATTACCAACTGCTGGAGGCTTTTAGTGAATTTAACCGTCCGCTGAATAAAGCCCTATATAAAGGCTTCCGAAATCTGTATGATGATAAAAAGAACCGCAATGAGCTTTTGGATGTGCTGCGGGAGATCCAAACCATCAGCCCCTATCTGGAGGATGATGAGGTAAACACAAAGGTTTGTGAGCTGGTAAAGCCTCTTTTCGGCACACTGGTTCAAGATCCGGAGGTTTCCCCAGCTTTTGAGGAATACAAGGCCAATTATGGCGAGGTTCTGGACACATATATGCCGGAGCATGCTGTGGAGTACAAAAAACGTTTGGATCGTACTCTTAGGGAAGTGAAGCGGCTCATGCGGCCCCATTTCAGTATCGTGCAGTTTTCAAAAAACTATGAGCAATTTGTCTACGACCAGATAACCAGAGATAGGGAGATCCACAAAGAACTGAATAACAGCCTGTATTCTTCCCTGCGGCAATGCCTCACCGATCAGGACACTTTTTCTTCTTTATTGGTGCGCCGGGAGCTGGAGCAGTATGCTTCAACTCAGGATCAAAAACATCTGGCTGCTGTGTTTCAGTATCTCTACAATACCCATCAGAGCTTTCACACACTGGTGGACGATACCACCGAAGCCGTCTACAGGCGGCTCAAGGGTGAAATGGGAGCCGAGGTGGCCCGGACTTGGATTGAGCAGTACAAAAAGGCTTTGTTTTCCGCTGAAAGTTCCCTTTCCATGTACTGGTCTATGGGACGGTTTGCCAATACCCTGTCGGAGCAGTATTACCGGCAGATCCCTTCTAAGCACAAGGAAATCATGGGGACACTGTACAAGGCCATGCGTTACCGGCTGGGCCAAGGCCTTAACGATTCGGAGATTTTGGCACAGCTCCAAGAATTGCAAAAGGCTCTCAAAGAAGAAACACCGGATCAAGAGCAATGCGCAAAATTGGCATCTGCGCTTCTCTCCGGAATCTCTAACGATGGCATCAACAATTTGATGAATGTTGCAAAAAGCAATTGGGAGCAGGCCATCGGCCAGTACTGTGACGATCCCAATAGGGCCATGGAGCTGCTGCACCGTGTAGAGCATGACTTTTATCATGGAGATGGCCCGATTCGTTCTTTTATTGAAAACTTCGCCAAAGACCTCCAAACCAATCAGGCGAAGCATGTTTTTGATGAAATGAAGGACTTCCTCAAGGAATACCGCTCCGCTCTGTTCAAGGAGCTGCGACACGCTGTGATTTATCACAAGAAAGCCATTGAGCCACTTTTGGAGGCAGTGCTCAAGAAGCCCAAAGATGTGAAGGCCCTTGATGATCTGCTTGCCACGCTATCGACCAAATCCGTGAATTTATTGCAATGGAGGGATACCCTATGCGCTGATTTTTCCTATAGGATGGGGCAGAAAGGTTTTGTTTACCCGGCAGAAGAGTTTCAAGAACTTTTTGACCGCTTTTTTTACGCCTGCGGTGAGAACAAATATGATACGATATATGTTAGAGAAACGGTGGGGAATGTCCATGAGAAAATGGATGAAATCATTTGCGACTTTTATAGTTACCGGATGAAAGCGGCTTGCAACAGCCTGATTTATGGCCTTGGCGCATTGCTGGCCACACAGGCTGACACCGCCCGGAGCGGTGCCCCGGAGCAAAAACACAAGCGGAAACACCCATTTATCCATCAGAGGCGAAAAAGGAAAAATATATCCACACAATATGAATACTAA